From a single Paramisgurnus dabryanus chromosome 17, PD_genome_1.1, whole genome shotgun sequence genomic region:
- the amy2al1 gene encoding amyAc_bac_euk_AmyA and Aamy_C domain-containing protein isoform X1: MKLLLVAAVFGLCFAQHDPNTKHGRTSIVHLFEWRWADIAAECERYLAPNGYAAVQISPPSESIIVTNPWHPWWQRYQPINYNLCSRSGTEEELRDMITRCNDVGVSIYVDAVINHMCGASGGEGTHSSCGSYFNAKNKDFPSVPYSSWDFNDSKCKSASGDIENYNDINQVRDCRLVSLLDLALEKDYVRGKVAEYLNRLIDMGVAGFKVDAAKHMWPGDLSNVFGRLKNLNTTWFSPGSRPFIYQEVIDLGGEPIKACEYFELGKVTEFKHCGKLGKVIRKWDGEKLSYLNRSWGEGWGFMPSDKAVVFVDNHDNQRGHSAGGASVLTFWESRMYKIATGFMLAHPYGLTRVMSSYHWDRNFVNGKDQNDWMGPPSNVNGSTNPVPINPDTTCGDNWVCEHRWRQIRNMVIFRNVVNGQPLSNWWDNGNNQISFSRGSKGFIVINNDDWEMKVTLNTSLPEGTYCDIISGDKSGKICTGKKISVGSDGHATFNISHTEEDPFIAIHTESKL; the protein is encoded by the exons ATGAAGCTTTTGCTTGTGGCTGCTGTCTTTGGGCTTTGCTTTGCCCAACACGACCCAAACACTAAACATGGCAGGACCTCCATTGTTCATCTGTTTGAGTGGCGTTGGGCAGACATAGCTGCAGAATGTGAAAGATACCTGGCACCTAATGGCTACGCTGCAGTTCAG ATCTCTCCCCCCAGTGAGAGCATTATAGTAACCAATCCCTGGCACCCTTGGTGGCAGAGGTATCAACCAATCAACTACAACTTGTGCTCCAGATCCGGAACAGAGGAGGAGCTAAGAGACATGATCACTCGCTGTAATGATGTTGGG GTGAGCATATATGTGGATGCAGTGATTAATCACATGTGTGGAGCTTCTGGTGGAGAGGGCACTCACTCTAGCTGTGGATCATACTTCAACGCTAAAAACAAAGATTTCCCATCTGTCCCTTACTCTTCATGGGACTTCAATGATAGCAAATGTAAATCGGCCAGTGGAGACATTGAGAACTACAATGATATTAACCAG GTCAGAGATTGTCGCTTGGTGAGTCTCCTGGATTTGGCCCTGGAGAAGGATTACGTTAGAGGAAAAGTGGCTGAATATCTGAACAGACTGATTGATATGGGTGTGGCTGGATTTAAAGTGGATGCTGCCAAGCACATGTGGCCTGGTGATCTTAGTAATGTTTTCGGGAGACTCAAAAACCTGAACACCACCTGGTTTTCGCCTGGTTCCAGGCCTTTTATTTATCAAGAG GTTATTGATCTGGGTGGAGAGCCCATTAAAGCCTGTGAATATTTTGAACTTGGTAAAGTGACAGAGTTCAAGCACTGTGGGAAACTAGGGAAAGTCATTCGTAAATGGGACGGAGAAAAACTAAGTTACCTTAA TAGGAGCTGGGGAGAGGGCTGGGGTTTCATGCCCTCTGATAAAGCTGTGGTGTTTGTGGATAACCACGATAATCAGAGAGGTCACAGTGCTGGTGGAGCTTCTGTTTTAACATTCTGGGAATCCAG gaTGTACAAAATCGCAACAGGGTTCATGTTGGCTCATCCATACGGTTTGACCAGAGTGATGTCTAGCTACCACTGGGATCGAAACTTTGTTAATGGAAAG GATCAGAATGACTGGATGGGCCCTCCAAGTAATGTAAATGGATCCACTAATCCAGTACCCATTAACCCAGACACCACCTGTGGGGATAACTGGGTGTGTGAGCACAGATGGCGCCAAATCAG GAATATGGTCATTTTTCGCAATGTGGTCAATGGCCAGCCTCTCAGCAACTGGTGGGACAATGGCAATAATCAGATTAGCTTTAGCCGTGGCAGCAAAGGATTCATCGTGATCAATAATGATGATTG GGAAATGAAAGTGACCCTGAACACCAGCCTTCCTGAAGGAACGTACTGTGATATCATCTCTGGAGATAagagtggcaaaatttgcactgGAAAAAAGATCTCAGTGGGTTCGGATGGACACGCCACTTTTAACATCAGCCACACAGAGGAGGATCCATTTATTGCCATCCATACTGAATCTAAACTATAG
- the amy2al1 gene encoding amyAc_bac_euk_AmyA and Aamy_C domain-containing protein isoform X2, whose product MKLLLVAAVFGLCFAQHDPNTKHGRTSIVHLFEWRWADIAAECERYLAPNGYAAVQISPPSESIIVTNPWHPWWQRYQPINYNLCSRSGTEEELRDMITRCNDVGVSIYVDAVINHMCGASGGEGTHSSCGSYFNAKNKDFPSVPYSSWDFNDSKCKSASGDIENYNDINQVRDCRLVSLLDLALEKDYVRGKVAEYLNRLIDMGVAGFKVDAAKHMWPGDLSNVFGRLKNLNTTWFSPGSRPFIYQEVIDLGGEPIKACEYFELGKVTEFKHCGKLGKVIRKWDGEKLSYLKSWGEGWGFMPSDKAVVFVDNHDNQRGHSAGGASVLTFWESRMYKIATGFMLAHPYGLTRVMSSYHWDRNFVNGKDQNDWMGPPSNVNGSTNPVPINPDTTCGDNWVCEHRWRQIRNMVIFRNVVNGQPLSNWWDNGNNQISFSRGSKGFIVINNDDWEMKVTLNTSLPEGTYCDIISGDKSGKICTGKKISVGSDGHATFNISHTEEDPFIAIHTESKL is encoded by the exons ATGAAGCTTTTGCTTGTGGCTGCTGTCTTTGGGCTTTGCTTTGCCCAACACGACCCAAACACTAAACATGGCAGGACCTCCATTGTTCATCTGTTTGAGTGGCGTTGGGCAGACATAGCTGCAGAATGTGAAAGATACCTGGCACCTAATGGCTACGCTGCAGTTCAG ATCTCTCCCCCCAGTGAGAGCATTATAGTAACCAATCCCTGGCACCCTTGGTGGCAGAGGTATCAACCAATCAACTACAACTTGTGCTCCAGATCCGGAACAGAGGAGGAGCTAAGAGACATGATCACTCGCTGTAATGATGTTGGG GTGAGCATATATGTGGATGCAGTGATTAATCACATGTGTGGAGCTTCTGGTGGAGAGGGCACTCACTCTAGCTGTGGATCATACTTCAACGCTAAAAACAAAGATTTCCCATCTGTCCCTTACTCTTCATGGGACTTCAATGATAGCAAATGTAAATCGGCCAGTGGAGACATTGAGAACTACAATGATATTAACCAG GTCAGAGATTGTCGCTTGGTGAGTCTCCTGGATTTGGCCCTGGAGAAGGATTACGTTAGAGGAAAAGTGGCTGAATATCTGAACAGACTGATTGATATGGGTGTGGCTGGATTTAAAGTGGATGCTGCCAAGCACATGTGGCCTGGTGATCTTAGTAATGTTTTCGGGAGACTCAAAAACCTGAACACCACCTGGTTTTCGCCTGGTTCCAGGCCTTTTATTTATCAAGAG GTTATTGATCTGGGTGGAGAGCCCATTAAAGCCTGTGAATATTTTGAACTTGGTAAAGTGACAGAGTTCAAGCACTGTGGGAAACTAGGGAAAGTCATTCGTAAATGGGACGGAGAAAAACTAAGTTACCTTAA GAGCTGGGGAGAGGGCTGGGGTTTCATGCCCTCTGATAAAGCTGTGGTGTTTGTGGATAACCACGATAATCAGAGAGGTCACAGTGCTGGTGGAGCTTCTGTTTTAACATTCTGGGAATCCAG gaTGTACAAAATCGCAACAGGGTTCATGTTGGCTCATCCATACGGTTTGACCAGAGTGATGTCTAGCTACCACTGGGATCGAAACTTTGTTAATGGAAAG GATCAGAATGACTGGATGGGCCCTCCAAGTAATGTAAATGGATCCACTAATCCAGTACCCATTAACCCAGACACCACCTGTGGGGATAACTGGGTGTGTGAGCACAGATGGCGCCAAATCAG GAATATGGTCATTTTTCGCAATGTGGTCAATGGCCAGCCTCTCAGCAACTGGTGGGACAATGGCAATAATCAGATTAGCTTTAGCCGTGGCAGCAAAGGATTCATCGTGATCAATAATGATGATTG GGAAATGAAAGTGACCCTGAACACCAGCCTTCCTGAAGGAACGTACTGTGATATCATCTCTGGAGATAagagtggcaaaatttgcactgGAAAAAAGATCTCAGTGGGTTCGGATGGACACGCCACTTTTAACATCAGCCACACAGAGGAGGATCCATTTATTGCCATCCATACTGAATCTAAACTATAG